One Bos taurus isolate L1 Dominette 01449 registration number 42190680 breed Hereford chromosome 16, ARS-UCD2.0, whole genome shotgun sequence DNA window includes the following coding sequences:
- the OR5W33 gene encoding olfactory receptor-like protein OLF2, producing MDGENCTSLKEFLLLGISSSPIIKVTLFTTFLVVYLIVLVANLGMIVLVRTEPQLHTPMYFFLSYLSFSDFCYSTAIGPRMLASFLIKNKSIPCYGCALQFLIFCTFADSECLLLAVMVYDRYMAISNPLLYTVKMSGKVCSLLMAGVYMVGIMDASINTILTFHLCFCGSNEINHFFCDVPPLLLLSFSDTQVNELVIFIIFGFTELNTLSGLFVSYCYIILAVIKIHSAEGRFKAFSTCTSHLTAVAIFQGTLLFMYFRPSASYSLDEDKMTSLFYILVIPMLNPLIYSLWNKDVKQALMKCENKKRFHRKFARIHFPPNVTQ from the coding sequence atggaTGGGGAAAATTGCACTTCCTTGAAAGAATTCCTTCTCTTGGGAATTAGTAGTAGCCCTATAATCAAAGTGACTCTATTTACCACGTTTCTGGTTGTTTATCTCATTGTTCTTGTTGCAAATCTCGGGATGATCGTTTTAGTTAGAACAGAGCCCCAGCtgcacacacccatgtactttttcctcagcTATCTCTCCTTCAGTGACTTCTGCTATTCCACAGCCATTGGACCTAGGATGCTGGCAAGCTTCCTCATCAAGAACAAATCCATCCCCTGCTATGGCTGTGCTCTACAATTCCTGATCTTCTGTACCTTTGCAGATTCTGAGTGTCTACTGTTGGCAGTCATGGTCTACGATCGGTACATGGCTATTAGCAACCCCTTGCTTTATACAGTCAAGATGTCTGGCAAGGTGTGCTCCCTGCTGATGGCGGGGGTTTATATGGTGGGAATTATGGATGCTTCGATAAATACAATATTAACCTTCCACTTATGTTTCTGTGGGTCAAACGAAATTAACCATTTCTTCTGTGACGTCCCTCCTCTCCTCTTGCTATCTTTCTCAGATACACAGGTCAATGAGTTAGTGATATTTATCATTTTTGGCTTCACTGAACTGAACACCCTCTCAGGTCTTTTTGTGTCTTACTGTTACATCATCCTAGCAGTGATAAAGATCCACTCTGCTGAGGGGAGGTTCAAGGCTTTCTCTACCTGCACCTCCCACCTAACTGCTGTGGCAATTtttcagggaactctgctcttcATGTATTTCAGGCCAAGTGCTTCCTACTCTCTAGATGAAGACAAAATGACCTCCTTGTTTTATATCCTTGTGATTCCCATGCTAAATCCTCTGATTTACAGCCTATGGAACAAAGATGTGAAACAGGCTCTcatgaaatgtgaaaataaaaaacgGTTCCATCGAAAATTTGCTCGTATACATTTTCCTCCCAATGTTACACAATGA